The Oxalobacteraceae bacterium OTU3CINTB1 genome includes a window with the following:
- the hppD gene encoding 4-hydroxyphenylpyruvate dioxygenase, whose amino-acid sequence MQFQPWDNPMGTDGFEFVEYAAPDPKALGALFERMGFTAIARHRHKDVTLYRQGGINFIINAEQDSFAQRFARHHGPSVCAIAIRVQDAAAAYKRALDLGAWGFDNKTGPMELNIPAIKGVGDSLIYLVDRWRGKNNGEQGSIGDISIYDVDFVAIPGADANPVGNGLTYIDHLTNNVHRGRMKEWADFYEKMFNFREVRYFDIEGKLTGLKSKAMTSPCGKVRIPINESSDDKSQIAEYLDEYHGEGIQHIALGTDDIYTSIEKMKTTGIAFQDTIETYYELVNRRLPGHGERLEDLRRLRILIDGHSNENERELLLQIFTQNVIGPIFFEIIQRKGDQGFGEGNFRALFESIELDQIKRGVLQDPAKAPA is encoded by the coding sequence ATGCAATTCCAGCCTTGGGACAACCCGATGGGAACCGACGGTTTCGAGTTTGTCGAATACGCCGCCCCCGACCCGAAAGCGCTCGGCGCGCTGTTCGAGCGCATGGGCTTCACCGCCATCGCCCGCCACCGTCACAAGGACGTGACGCTGTACCGCCAGGGCGGCATCAACTTCATCATCAACGCCGAACAGGATTCGTTCGCGCAACGCTTTGCGCGCCACCACGGCCCGTCCGTGTGTGCGATCGCGATCCGCGTGCAGGACGCGGCGGCCGCCTACAAGCGCGCGCTGGACCTCGGCGCCTGGGGCTTCGACAACAAGACCGGCCCGATGGAGCTGAACATCCCCGCCATCAAGGGCGTGGGCGACTCGCTGATCTATCTGGTCGACCGCTGGCGCGGTAAAAACAACGGCGAGCAGGGATCGATCGGCGACATCAGCATCTACGACGTCGACTTCGTCGCCATCCCCGGCGCGGACGCCAACCCGGTCGGCAATGGCCTGACCTATATCGACCACCTGACCAACAACGTCCATCGCGGCCGCATGAAGGAGTGGGCGGACTTCTACGAGAAGATGTTCAACTTCCGCGAGGTGCGCTACTTCGACATCGAGGGCAAACTGACCGGCTTGAAGTCGAAAGCGATGACTTCCCCGTGCGGCAAGGTGCGGATTCCGATCAACGAATCGTCGGACGATAAATCGCAGATCGCCGAGTACCTCGACGAGTACCACGGCGAGGGCATCCAGCACATCGCGCTGGGCACCGACGACATCTACACGTCGATCGAGAAGATGAAGACGACCGGCATCGCCTTCCAGGACACCATCGAGACTTACTATGAGCTGGTCAACCGCCGCCTTCCGGGCCACGGCGAGCGCCTGGAAGACCTGCGCCGCCTGCGCATCCTGATCGATGGCCATAGCAACGAGAACGAGCGTGAACTGCTGCTGCAGATCTTCACGCAGAACGTGATCGGCCCGATCTTCTTCGAGATCATCCAGCGCAAGGGCGACCAAGGCTTCGGCGAGGGCAACTTCCGGGCGTTGTTCGAATCGATCGAATTGGATCAGATCAAGCGCGGCGTGCTGCAAGATCCGGCTAAAGCGCCCGCATAA
- a CDS encoding UPF0149 family protein: MTDIDDDLPLIYSPLNGTVSRDGRNVEVEIYRAENEDWILEVVDEHGNSTVWNDPFPTDQSALDEVMRTIDEQGIDAVIGPPAGQDERNPRMHGLSDAELRELDDFLADESIESTSMNLAMLDGYLAAIAIGPGLIPPSAWLPWVWDHAEGLNEPGFDNNAQANRVLSLLMRHYNAVVEAFNTDPAGFEPVFMRGTGYGAAEWSDGFLSGLHFNERAWNLLAAERPAWFEPFMRLGTGDGMANTDKQGDADRWIDVIVPSLVEIAAYWTARRAMPGDAPMPAMPIVRAAPKVGRNDPCPCGSGKKFKKCCGDTPTAPSTLH; this comes from the coding sequence GTGACCGATATCGACGACGACTTGCCCCTCATCTATTCCCCTCTGAATGGGACAGTAAGCCGTGACGGCAGGAATGTTGAGGTGGAAATCTATCGCGCGGAAAATGAAGATTGGATACTCGAGGTGGTCGACGAGCATGGTAACTCGACCGTTTGGAATGATCCCTTCCCGACCGACCAGTCGGCGCTGGACGAGGTCATGCGCACCATCGATGAACAGGGCATCGACGCGGTGATCGGCCCGCCGGCGGGCCAGGACGAGCGCAATCCACGCATGCACGGCCTGTCCGATGCCGAACTGCGCGAGCTTGATGATTTTCTTGCCGACGAATCGATCGAATCGACGTCGATGAATCTCGCGATGCTCGACGGCTATCTTGCCGCGATCGCCATCGGTCCCGGGCTGATTCCTCCGTCCGCGTGGTTGCCTTGGGTATGGGACCATGCCGAAGGCCTCAACGAGCCCGGTTTCGACAACAACGCCCAGGCCAATCGTGTCCTTTCGCTGCTGATGCGGCATTACAACGCGGTCGTCGAGGCTTTCAATACCGATCCTGCCGGTTTCGAGCCCGTGTTCATGCGCGGCACGGGCTACGGCGCCGCCGAATGGTCGGATGGATTCCTCTCGGGGCTCCATTTTAATGAGCGCGCGTGGAACCTGCTTGCCGCCGAACGGCCGGCCTGGTTCGAGCCATTCATGCGCTTGGGGACCGGAGACGGCATGGCGAACACCGACAAGCAAGGCGATGCCGACCGGTGGATCGATGTCATCGTGCCGTCCTTGGTGGAGATCGCAGCCTATTGGACAGCGCGGCGAGCGATGCCCGGCGACGCACCCATGCCGGCAATGCCTATCGTCCGGGCGGCACCAAAGGTCGGGCGCAACGATCCTTGTCCTTGTGGCAGCGGGAAGAAATTCAAAAAATGCTGTGGCGATACGCCGACGGCGCCATCAACACTGCACTGA
- a CDS encoding indolepyruvate ferredoxin oxidoreductase family protein, with the protein MNAPHKGTLLDPGTHSDDISLDDKWTLERGRAFMTGTQALIRLPMMQRERDLKAGLNTAGYITGYRGSPVTSVDMTAMKAKKYLDAHHVKFHPGMNEDLAATAVWGTQQTNLFKDAKYDGVFSMWYGKGPGVDRCGDVFKHANNAGSAKHGGVLVLAGDDHAAKSSSTAHQSDHILNACGIPVLYPSSVQEYIDYGLHAWAMSRYTGLWVSMKCVTDIIESGAVVDFDPDRVQIQLPTDFELPAGGLNIRWPDTVLDMEVRMNSYKWYAALAYARANKLNKIIWDSPKPKIGIITAGKSYLDTRQALADLGIDEQAAADIGIRLYKIGMTWPLEADGVHEFAKGLDEILVVEEKRQILEYALKEELYNLPDGQRPRVVGKFDDTGEWSNKGKTGHGDWLLPATYELNPAQIARAIASRIAHYCDGHPVAERVKQRVAFLEAKELALKTLPTKANPDTDRTPYFCSGCPHNSSTKVPEGSRALAGIGCHYMVLWMDRETSTFTHMGAEGVTWVGQAPFTNEKHVFTNLGDGTYFHSGILAIRAAVSAKVNITYKILFNDAVAMTGGQQFDGPLDPGMISRQIAAEGVTPIIVVTDEPEKYPSDYKWAEGVTVRHRSELMDVQRELRDKPGVSAMIYDQTCASEKRRRRKRNEYPDPAKRAVINEAVCEGCGDCSVQSNCLSVEPLETELGRKRQINQSSCNKDFSCTTGFCPSFVTVEGGALKKPKKAATGDAPAAVLPMPALPSTDTPYGILITGIGGTGVVTVGQILAVAAHVEGKGAIVLDMSGLAQKGGPVMSHVRLADNQADLHSTRVGTGSADLVIGCDLIVTASRDALSRMGEGRTHAMINSTGSSTAAFVKNPDWQFPDAGSRSEIVRACGNDHVDFVDAGQIATALMGDSIATNMFMLGYAFQKGHVPLSEASIIKAIELNAISVNFNKAAFHWGRTAAHDLGSVTKLTTPAKVIEFKRIQTLDDIVNRRVELLTAYQNADYAQQYKAFVEQVRAEEAKLGKSTRLSEAVARYYYKLMAYKDEYEVARLYTDGAFQQKIAGMFEGDIKLKFHLAPPLMAKHDAQGRLIKQEFGPWMMKAFGLLAKFKGLRGTALDVFGYTAERKMERALIGEYRQTVASLLPKLTAENLAQAVAIASIPEDIRGYGHVKERHLKSAKQKEATLLAAFGKPVAPVPVDSHTHAA; encoded by the coding sequence ATGAACGCACCTCACAAGGGTACGCTGCTGGACCCGGGCACCCACTCGGACGACATTTCGCTCGACGACAAATGGACGCTGGAGCGCGGCCGCGCCTTCATGACCGGCACCCAGGCGCTGATACGCCTGCCGATGATGCAGCGCGAACGCGATCTCAAGGCTGGCCTCAACACCGCCGGCTACATCACCGGCTATCGCGGTTCGCCCGTCACCAGCGTCGACATGACGGCGATGAAGGCCAAGAAGTACCTCGATGCCCACCACGTCAAATTCCATCCCGGGATGAACGAAGACCTGGCCGCCACGGCGGTGTGGGGCACGCAGCAGACCAACCTTTTCAAGGACGCCAAATACGACGGCGTCTTCTCCATGTGGTACGGCAAAGGCCCCGGCGTCGACCGCTGCGGCGACGTCTTCAAGCACGCCAACAACGCCGGCTCGGCGAAGCACGGCGGCGTGCTGGTACTGGCCGGCGACGACCACGCGGCCAAATCGTCGTCCACCGCGCACCAGTCTGACCACATCCTCAACGCCTGCGGCATTCCGGTGTTGTATCCGTCGTCGGTGCAGGAGTACATCGACTACGGCCTGCACGCCTGGGCCATGAGTCGCTATACCGGCCTGTGGGTGTCGATGAAGTGCGTGACCGACATCATCGAGTCCGGCGCCGTGGTGGACTTCGATCCGGACCGCGTGCAGATCCAGCTACCGACCGACTTCGAACTACCGGCCGGCGGCCTGAATATCCGCTGGCCCGACACCGTGCTCGATATGGAAGTGCGGATGAACAGCTACAAGTGGTACGCCGCGCTGGCGTATGCGCGCGCCAACAAGCTGAATAAAATCATCTGGGACAGCCCGAAGCCGAAGATCGGCATCATCACCGCCGGCAAATCCTACCTGGACACGCGCCAGGCGCTGGCCGATCTGGGCATCGACGAGCAGGCCGCCGCCGACATCGGCATCCGCCTGTACAAGATCGGCATGACCTGGCCGCTGGAGGCGGACGGCGTGCACGAATTCGCCAAGGGCCTCGACGAGATCCTGGTGGTGGAAGAGAAGCGCCAGATCCTCGAGTACGCGCTCAAGGAGGAACTGTACAACCTGCCGGACGGCCAGCGTCCGCGCGTGGTCGGCAAGTTCGACGACACCGGCGAATGGAGCAACAAGGGCAAGACGGGCCACGGCGACTGGCTGCTGCCGGCCACCTATGAACTGAACCCGGCGCAGATCGCGCGCGCCATCGCCTCGCGCATCGCCCACTACTGCGACGGCCATCCGGTGGCGGAGCGCGTCAAACAGCGCGTCGCCTTCCTCGAAGCCAAGGAGCTGGCGCTCAAGACGCTGCCGACCAAGGCCAATCCGGACACCGACCGCACGCCGTACTTCTGCTCCGGTTGCCCGCACAATTCGTCGACCAAGGTGCCGGAAGGCTCGCGCGCGCTGGCCGGCATCGGCTGCCACTACATGGTGCTGTGGATGGACCGCGAAACGTCGACCTTCACCCACATGGGCGCCGAGGGCGTGACCTGGGTCGGCCAGGCGCCGTTCACCAACGAGAAGCACGTCTTCACCAACCTGGGCGACGGCACCTACTTCCACTCCGGGATCCTGGCGATCCGCGCGGCGGTGTCGGCCAAGGTCAACATCACCTACAAGATCCTGTTCAACGACGCCGTCGCCATGACCGGCGGCCAGCAGTTCGACGGGCCGCTCGATCCAGGCATGATCTCGCGCCAGATCGCGGCCGAAGGCGTGACGCCGATCATCGTCGTCACCGACGAGCCGGAGAAGTACCCGTCCGATTACAAATGGGCGGAAGGCGTCACCGTGCGCCATCGCAGCGAATTGATGGACGTGCAGCGCGAACTGCGCGACAAGCCTGGCGTGTCGGCGATGATCTACGACCAGACCTGCGCCTCCGAGAAGCGCCGCCGCCGGAAGCGCAACGAGTATCCGGATCCGGCCAAGCGCGCCGTCATCAACGAAGCCGTGTGCGAAGGCTGCGGCGACTGTTCGGTGCAATCGAACTGCCTGTCGGTGGAGCCGCTGGAGACGGAACTGGGCCGCAAGCGCCAGATCAACCAGTCGTCGTGCAACAAGGACTTCTCGTGCACCACCGGCTTCTGTCCGAGTTTCGTGACGGTCGAAGGCGGGGCGCTGAAAAAGCCTAAAAAAGCGGCGACGGGCGACGCGCCCGCTGCCGTCTTGCCGATGCCGGCATTGCCGTCGACGGACACGCCGTACGGCATCCTGATCACCGGCATCGGCGGCACCGGCGTTGTCACCGTCGGCCAGATCCTGGCCGTGGCGGCGCACGTCGAAGGCAAGGGCGCCATCGTGCTGGACATGAGCGGACTGGCGCAAAAGGGCGGTCCGGTCATGTCGCACGTGCGCCTGGCCGACAACCAGGCCGATTTGCACTCGACCCGCGTCGGCACCGGCAGCGCCGATCTGGTGATCGGCTGCGATTTGATCGTCACCGCCAGCCGCGACGCCCTGTCGCGCATGGGCGAGGGCCGCACCCACGCGATGATCAACTCGACCGGCTCGTCGACCGCCGCTTTCGTCAAGAATCCGGACTGGCAGTTCCCGGACGCCGGCTCGCGCAGCGAGATCGTGCGCGCCTGCGGCAACGACCATGTGGACTTCGTCGACGCCGGCCAGATCGCCACCGCGTTGATGGGCGATTCGATCGCCACCAACATGTTCATGCTGGGCTACGCGTTCCAGAAGGGCCATGTGCCGCTGAGCGAAGCGTCCATCATCAAGGCGATCGAATTGAACGCGATCTCGGTCAACTTCAACAAGGCCGCCTTCCACTGGGGCCGCACCGCCGCGCATGATCTGGGTTCGGTCACCAAACTGACCACGCCGGCGAAGGTGATCGAATTTAAACGCATCCAGACGCTCGACGATATCGTCAACCGCCGCGTCGAACTGCTGACCGCGTACCAGAACGCCGACTATGCGCAGCAGTACAAGGCGTTCGTCGAGCAGGTGCGCGCCGAGGAGGCCAAGCTGGGCAAGTCGACCCGCCTGAGCGAGGCCGTGGCGCGCTACTACTACAAGCTGATGGCGTACAAGGACGAGTATGAAGTCGCGCGCCTGTACACCGACGGCGCGTTCCAGCAGAAGATCGCCGGCATGTTCGAGGGCGACATCAAGCTCAAGTTCCACCTGGCGCCGCCGCTGATGGCCAAGCATGATGCGCAGGGACGCTTGATCAAGCAGGAATTCGGCCCGTGGATGATGAAGGCGTTCGGCCTGCTGGCCAAATTCAAGGGCTTGCGCGGCACGGCGCTGGACGTCTTCGGCTACACGGCCGAGCGCAAGATGGAGCGCGCGCTGATCGGCGAGTATCGCCAGACGGTGGCCTCGTTGCTGCCCAAGCTGACGGCGGAGAACCTGGCGCAGGCGGTGGCCATCGCCAGCATCCCCGAGGATATTCGCGGGTATGGGCATGTGAAGGAGCGGCACCTGAAGTCGGCCAAGCAGAAGGAGGCGACGTTGTTGGCCGCTTTCGGCAAGCCGGTCGCGCCGGTGCCGGTCGATAGCCATACGCACGCGGCCTGA
- a CDS encoding molybdopterin-dependent oxidoreductase, with protein sequence MDRRGFIKNGIGSMATLGLGETILLTPNAAGAMNYRPAADGRQRKVKNDYRSAKRVTSVCLNCSTVCGIEAFVQDEKVIKIRGNPLDPNMGSYMTCAKGQSGPTINDYPERLLYPLKRVGARGEGKWQRISWEQAYTEVAERIKASIASGHPERVALHQGRSRIDAEINRFLSAIGTPVQLNHRALCSSNKRAANYVSLGETDWESIDAERCKYFLNFGANFYEAHQGGLHLVSRVVKARFDHGAKLVTFDVRLSNTAGRSDEWHQPFPGTEGAVALAMAHVIIRENEIDHDFVAKFVQPGLETMRAWLATCTPAWAAKLSGIAARDIERLALEFARLRPAVAAFTNRGTGAHYNGFNAERAVVMLNALVGSIAKPGGYCYGLDEKLSASRYPQPQPVPPSPKIRTDLEDPPEWPLANRWQKMKVGQIVYDYLRQGRAKLDVYISYTLGSPMTWPEGRSTTVEVLLDEKLIPFHACSDVVYSEMAHYADLILPDATYLERWGMDIRNNLELTHYVALRQPLTPPPGEARSFADVLFDIGRRLAPEQAKYFQFGSHEDFVRAQCAKLPTTGPDGRQFKDGFEYMKHYGVFADRSQPKPYQVYQKPLNDKQLEGSRTDAGTGVIYRANDKGKEVAVGVRVGDAAVRGFTTPSRKFEVHAPEITQVAKTLGIVDDGLPTFAQIPSHRNLPADRFILTTFKWNVHTQARTASQKYLTEIVHDNPMWINAGVAKKMGLKSGDMVELTTYRPSSGPADKAEQHAYRGTGEKIGSARMRVFVTRGMHPRVVAVSNSVGWISGGRASEGRSGRRVEVAARGIAPDAAKGFGPAPALDDLNAGVWWDEKNGGKGNGVNINALLPINPQPLVGMQAWFDTVCSLRKV encoded by the coding sequence ATGGACCGTCGTGGATTCATCAAAAACGGCATCGGCTCGATGGCCACCCTGGGTTTGGGCGAGACCATCCTGCTCACGCCAAACGCCGCCGGCGCCATGAACTACCGGCCGGCCGCCGACGGCCGCCAGCGCAAGGTCAAAAACGATTACCGCAGCGCCAAGCGCGTCACCAGCGTGTGCCTGAACTGTTCGACGGTATGCGGCATCGAGGCCTTCGTCCAGGACGAAAAGGTGATCAAAATTCGCGGCAATCCGCTCGACCCGAACATGGGCAGCTACATGACCTGCGCCAAGGGCCAGTCCGGACCGACGATCAACGACTATCCGGAGCGCCTGCTCTACCCGCTAAAACGGGTGGGCGCGCGCGGCGAGGGCAAATGGCAGCGCATCAGCTGGGAGCAGGCCTACACGGAAGTGGCCGAACGGATCAAGGCCAGCATTGCCAGCGGCCACCCTGAGCGGGTCGCGCTGCACCAGGGCCGCTCGCGCATCGACGCCGAGATCAACCGCTTCCTGAGCGCGATCGGCACGCCGGTGCAGCTGAACCACCGCGCGCTGTGCTCCTCCAACAAGCGCGCCGCCAATTACGTCTCGCTCGGCGAGACCGACTGGGAGTCGATCGACGCCGAGCGCTGCAAATACTTCCTCAACTTCGGCGCCAACTTCTACGAGGCGCACCAGGGCGGCCTGCACCTGGTCAGCCGCGTGGTCAAGGCGCGCTTCGACCACGGCGCAAAACTGGTCACCTTCGACGTGCGCCTGTCCAATACCGCCGGCCGCAGCGACGAATGGCACCAGCCCTTCCCCGGCACCGAGGGCGCCGTCGCGCTGGCGATGGCGCACGTGATCATCCGCGAAAACGAAATCGACCACGACTTCGTCGCCAAATTCGTCCAGCCGGGGTTGGAGACAATGCGGGCCTGGCTGGCCACCTGCACGCCGGCATGGGCGGCCAAGCTGTCCGGCATCGCCGCGCGCGACATCGAACGCCTGGCGCTGGAGTTCGCGCGCCTGCGGCCGGCCGTCGCCGCCTTCACCAACCGTGGTACCGGCGCCCACTACAACGGCTTCAATGCCGAACGCGCGGTGGTGATGCTCAACGCGCTGGTCGGATCGATCGCCAAGCCGGGCGGCTATTGCTACGGGCTCGATGAAAAGCTGTCCGCCAGCCGCTACCCGCAACCGCAACCCGTTCCGCCGAGCCCGAAAATCCGCACCGACCTGGAAGATCCGCCCGAATGGCCGCTGGCGAACCGCTGGCAGAAGATGAAGGTCGGCCAGATCGTCTACGACTACCTGCGCCAGGGCCGCGCAAAGCTGGACGTCTACATCAGCTACACGCTGGGATCGCCGATGACCTGGCCCGAGGGCCGCAGCACCACGGTCGAAGTGCTGCTGGACGAAAAACTGATTCCGTTCCACGCCTGCTCGGACGTGGTCTATTCCGAGATGGCGCACTATGCGGACCTGATCCTGCCCGACGCCACCTACCTGGAACGCTGGGGCATGGACATACGCAACAACCTCGAGCTGACCCACTACGTCGCGCTGCGCCAGCCGCTGACACCACCGCCGGGCGAGGCGCGCAGCTTCGCCGACGTGCTGTTCGACATCGGCCGCAGGCTCGCGCCCGAACAGGCCAAGTATTTCCAGTTCGGCAGCCACGAGGACTTCGTGCGCGCGCAGTGCGCCAAGCTGCCGACGACGGGGCCGGACGGCCGGCAATTCAAGGATGGCTTCGAATATATGAAGCATTACGGCGTGTTTGCCGACCGTTCGCAGCCCAAGCCTTACCAGGTCTATCAAAAGCCGCTGAACGACAAGCAGCTGGAGGGCAGCCGCACCGATGCCGGCACCGGCGTGATCTACCGCGCCAACGATAAAGGCAAGGAGGTCGCCGTGGGCGTGCGGGTGGGCGACGCGGCGGTGCGTGGCTTCACCACGCCGTCGCGCAAGTTCGAGGTGCACGCGCCGGAGATCACGCAGGTGGCCAAGACGCTGGGCATCGTCGATGACGGGCTGCCGACCTTCGCGCAGATCCCTTCGCACCGCAACCTGCCGGCGGACCGCTTCATCCTGACCACGTTCAAGTGGAACGTGCACACGCAGGCGCGCACCGCGTCGCAAAAATACCTGACGGAGATCGTGCACGACAATCCGATGTGGATCAACGCCGGCGTGGCCAAAAAGATGGGGCTCAAGAGCGGCGACATGGTGGAGCTGACCACTTACCGGCCGAGTTCAGGGCCGGCGGACAAGGCCGAGCAGCATGCCTATCGCGGCACCGGCGAGAAGATCGGCTCGGCGCGGATGCGGGTGTTCGTCACGCGCGGCATGCACCCGCGCGTGGTGGCGGTGTCGAATTCGGTGGGCTGGATCAGCGGCGGGCGGGCCAGCGAGGGACGCAGCGGACGCCGGGTCGAGGTGGCCGCGCGCGGCATCGCGCCAGACGCGGCCAAAGGCTTCGGCCCGGCGCCGGCACTGGACGATTTGAATGCGGGGGTATGGTGGGACGAAAAGAACGGTGGCAAGGGCAATGGCGTCAACATCAACGCGCTGCTGCCGATCAACCCGCAGCCGCTGGTGGGCATGCAGGCGTGGTTCGATACCGTGTGCTCGCTACGTAAGGTGTAA
- a CDS encoding Lrp/AsnC family transcriptional regulator, producing MTKIALDKTDRKILSILQADGRLSNQDVAELVALSPSPCLRRIKRLEEAGVIRQYVALLDPDKIGLGLLAYVNVRLEKHSDAAAHSNARALGAQNAPASPRADFAVSVEQWPEVVACYAMTGEMDYLLRVHVEDMDHFSRFMMATLLRHPAVLDVKSSFALQRIKDTTALPLV from the coding sequence ATGACCAAAATTGCGCTGGATAAAACCGACCGTAAGATTCTGTCCATCTTGCAGGCCGACGGCCGGCTGTCGAACCAGGACGTGGCCGAGCTGGTCGCGCTGTCGCCGTCGCCGTGCCTGCGCCGCATCAAGCGGCTGGAGGAGGCGGGCGTGATCCGCCAGTACGTGGCGCTGCTGGACCCGGACAAAATTGGCCTGGGGTTGCTGGCATACGTGAATGTACGGCTGGAGAAGCACAGCGACGCGGCCGCGCACAGCAACGCGCGCGCGCTGGGCGCGCAAAACGCGCCGGCCTCGCCGCGCGCCGATTTCGCGGTGTCCGTCGAGCAGTGGCCGGAGGTGGTGGCCTGCTACGCGATGACGGGGGAGATGGATTACCTGCTGCGCGTGCACGTCGAGGACATGGACCACTTCTCGCGCTTCATGATGGCGACGTTGCTGCGCCATCCGGCGGTGCTGGACGTGAAATCGAGCTTCGCCCTGCAGCGCATCAAGGACACGACCGCCCTGCCGCTCGTATAG
- a CDS encoding 4Fe-4S dicluster domain-containing protein — protein MTTTASAGPKWGMAIDLERCIGCHACSVACKVENSVSLGHFRTKVYYYDFAALNPYNQQPTTKRAFLPTLCMQCEDAPCLDACPTDAITRGADGIVRIDDAVCDRSRDCIKACPYGAIHIDPVAEVADKCDFCSHRLDADMEPACVEVCPAEVFAFGDLNDPASKVSLFHAKHRAQTAPLKPEEKTRPLVQYRGLGGVVPRAMERKIPKGRSHDPFSYEVETWDQLKSEFPPAAPRANKPRGG, from the coding sequence ATGACCACAACCGCCAGCGCCGGCCCCAAATGGGGCATGGCCATCGATCTCGAACGCTGCATCGGCTGCCACGCCTGTTCGGTCGCCTGCAAAGTCGAGAACTCCGTCTCGCTCGGCCACTTCCGCACCAAGGTGTATTACTACGATTTCGCCGCCCTCAATCCGTACAACCAGCAGCCGACGACCAAGCGTGCCTTCCTGCCAACGCTGTGCATGCAGTGCGAGGACGCGCCCTGCCTGGACGCCTGTCCCACCGATGCGATCACGCGTGGCGCCGACGGCATCGTGCGCATCGACGACGCGGTCTGCGACCGTAGCCGCGATTGCATCAAGGCCTGTCCCTACGGCGCTATCCACATCGATCCGGTGGCAGAAGTGGCCGACAAATGCGATTTCTGCTCGCACCGGCTGGACGCCGACATGGAGCCGGCCTGCGTGGAGGTCTGCCCCGCCGAGGTTTTCGCCTTCGGCGACTTGAACGACCCGGCCAGCAAGGTCAGTCTGTTCCATGCCAAACACCGCGCGCAGACGGCGCCCCTCAAGCCGGAGGAAAAAACCCGTCCGCTGGTGCAGTACCGGGGTCTGGGCGGCGTGGTGCCGCGCGCGATGGAGCGCAAGATCCCCAAGGGCCGCAGCCACGACCCGTTCTCGTACGAGGTCGAGACCTGGGACCAGCTCAAGTCCGAGTTCCCGCCGGCCGCGCCGCGCGCCAACAAACCGCGGGGAGGCTGA